A genomic region of Palaemon carinicauda isolate YSFRI2023 chromosome 11, ASM3689809v2, whole genome shotgun sequence contains the following coding sequences:
- the LOC137649747 gene encoding histone H1-delta-like — protein MADAEAPAAAAPAKKAAKKAPAKKPAHPAYSVMIAAAIKALKDRKGSSRQGILKHVIANNKVGDEKKAAVRVRLALKKGVTSGALKQVKGAGASGSFKLADVAAKPKKVAKKPAAKKAAKKPAAKKAAKKPAAKKAAKKPAAKKAAKKPAAKKPAAKKPAAKKAAAKKPAAKKAAAKKPAKK, from the coding sequence ATGGCTGACGCTGAAGCCCCTGCTGCCGCTGCTCCTGCCAAGAAGGCAGCGAAGAAAGCCCCTGCCAAGAAGCCAGCCCACCCTGCCTACTCTGTTATGATTGCCGCCGCTATCAAGGCTTTGAAGGATCGCAAGGGCTCCTCCCGTCAAGGTATCCTGAAACACGTCATCGCTAACAACAAGGTTGGCGACGAAAAGAAGGCAGCTGTCCGCGTCAGGTTGGCTCTCAAGAAAGGCGTGACGTCTGGTGCTCTCAAGCAAGTGAAAGGTGCCGGTGCCTCTGGCTCATTCAAACTCGCCGATGTCGCTGCTAAACCAAAGAAAGTCGCCAAGAAACCAGCTGCCAAGAAGGCTGCCAAAAAGCCCGCTGCTAAGAAGGCAGCAAAGAAACCAGCTGCCAAGAAGGCTGCTAAAAAGCCTGCTGCCAAGAAAGCAGCAAAGAAGCCTGCTGCTAAGAAACCCGCTGCTAAGAAGCCTGCTGCCAAGAAGGCCGCTGCCAAGAAACCAGCAGCAAAGAAAGCTGCTGCCAAAAAGCCAGCAAAGAAGTAG